GCGCACGCGCGGGGTGGACGAAAACTTAGAGCTTGAAACGCAAAATGGCGAAGCACCGCCTGCGCACGCGCGGGGTGGACGCGGTCCTGGCCGAGATCGACTTTCTGGTGAACACCTTCGGCGTGCGCAACATCAAGATCATGGACGAGCTCTTCGCCGTGAACGAGAAGCGCGTGCTGGCCCTGTGCGAGGGCATCGCCGCCAGGGGCTACGACCTGAACTTCTGGGCCTACGCCCGGGTGAACACCGTCACCGAGCGCATGCTCGCGGCCATGAAGCGGGCCGGGGTGAACTGGATCGCCTACGGCTTCGAGTCGGGCAGCAAGCGGGTCATCGAGGCCGTGTCCAAGGGCTACAAGCCGGAGCAGGTGGCCCGGGTGGTGGAGATGACCTGCGCCCAGGACCAGCACATCTGCGCCAACTTCATCTTCGGCCTGCCCGAGGACGACTACGACTCCATGCAGGAGACCCTGGCGCTCATGCAGGAGATCAACGCCGAGTGGGCCAACATCTACTCCGCCATGGCCTATCCGGGCTCGAAGCTCTACGACGAGGCCGTGGCCCAGGGCCTGCCCCTGCCCGCGTCCTGGAACGGCTTCTCGCAGTACAGCCGCGACTGCCTGCCCCTGCCGACCCGGCATCTCACCGGCGGACAGGTGCTGGCCTTCCGCGACTACGCCTTCGACGCCTACTACCGGAATCCGCGCTACCTCTCCATGATTCGGGCCAAGTTCGGCGAGGAGACCATGCGTCACATCCAGGCCATGTCCGCCAAGCACCTGGAGCGGGACCACCTGGCCGTCTAGGCGTGGTTCAACCGATGCCCAAAACAAGAGGCTCCGGATCGATCGGTCCGGAGCCTCTTGTTTTGGGCATCGTCCGCGGTTGAGCGGTGCGCGCCTAGCCCGCGGTCTTGGCGGCGGGGACCGCCGGGGTTTCGGCGGCGCCGGGCTCGGGCTGGGGCGTCCAGCCGCCGCCCAGGGTCTTGTACAGGGTGAACAGGTTGTTCATCCGGGCCAGCCGCAGGTCGATGAGGTCCTGCTGGGCCTGGTAGAGGGTGCGCTGGGCGTCGAGCACGGGCAGGAAGCTGTCCACGCCGCCCCGGAAGCGCATCTCCGAGAGGTTCAGGCTGGCCCGGGCGGCCGCCACGACCTTCTTCTGGGCCTCCAGGCGTTCGTCCAGCGTGGCGCGCTGGGCCAGGGCGTCGGCCACCTCGCGGAAGGCGGACTGGATGCTCTTCTCGTACTGGGCCACGGCGATCTCGCGGTTGACCTTGGAGACCTCCAGGGTAGCCATGTTGCGGCCCGTGTCGAAGAGCGGCAGCACGAGGCTCGGGGCGAAGAGCCAGGTCTGCGAGCCGCTTCCGAACAGGCCGTTCAGCTCGTGGCTGGCCGTGCCGAAGCTGCCGGTGAGCGAGATGCGTGGGAAGAAGTTGGCCCGGGCCGCGCCGATGTCCGCGTTGGCGGCCTTGAGTTCGTGCTCGGCGGCCAGGATGTCCGGGCGGCGCGTGATGAGGTCCGAGGGCAGGCCCGCCGGGATGTCGCGGGGCTCGGCCACCTGGTCCAGGTTCGCCGCCGGGGGCAGGGTCGAGGGCAGGGGATGGCCCAGGGCCAGACGCAGGGCGTTTTCGGCCAGGGCCACGCGGCTCGTGGCCGCGGCGGCCTGGACCCGGGACGACTCCAGGGCGGTTTCGGACTGGCGCAGGTCGAGTTCCGTGGCCGCGCCGAACTCGAAGAGCCGACGGGTCAGCTCGTGGGTCTGGCGGCGGCTCTCCAGGGTCTCCTTGGCCAGGGTCAGGCGTTCGCGCTCGGCCACCAGGGCGGCGTAGTCCCCGGAAATCTCGGCCACGAGGCTGATGTGCGTGCTCTTGCGGGCCTCCTCGGTGGCCAGATACTTCTCCAGGGCCTCGTCGCTCAGGCTCTTGACCCGGCCGAAGAGGTCCAGCTCGAAGGCGCTCACGCCCAGGCCGACGCTGTACTGCCGCGAGGTGGTGGCCCGGCCGGAGGAGGAGAGGTCGTCGGGGAAGCGCTGCTGGGTGGTGCCCGCCTCGGCGTTCAGCGTGGGCAGGCGGTCGGCCCGTTGGATGCGGTACTGGGCCTGGGCCTTTTGGATGTTCAGCACGGCCACGCGCAGGTCGCGGTTGTTGGCCAGGCCGATGCCCACCAGGGTCCGGGTGTCCGGGTCCTGGAGGAACTCCTTCCAGTCCAGGTCCGCGGCGGCCGTGGAGCCCTGGGCCAGGGTCGCGCCCTGGGCCGCCGCGCCCTCGGGCCAGGCCGCGTCCACGGGAGCGGCCGGGCGTTCATAGTCCGGGGCCATGGTCATGCAGCCGCCCAGCAGGGCGGCCAGCGCGGCCAGGATCAGGATGCGCATGCGCATGTCAGTGTCCCCCCTCCTGTGCGGCGGGCTGGGCCTCGGCCGATGAGGGTTGTTTGATGTGTTCGTGCTTCTTCTTGCCCGGGAAGGAACGGAAGACGAGGACGAAGAAGACGGGCACGAAGAAGATGGCCAGCACCGTGGCCGAGATCATGCCGCCCATGACGCCGGTGCCGATGGCGTTCTGGCTGCCCGAGCCCGCGCCGCGCGAGATGGCCAGCGGCAGCACGCCCAGGATGAAGGCCAGGGAGGTCATGAGGATGGGCCGCAGCCGCAGCCGCGCGGCCTCCAGGGTGGCCTCGAAGAGCGACTTCCCGCCCTCGTGGAGGAACTTGGCGAACTCCACGATGAGGATGGCGTTCTTGGCCGAGAGGCCGATGGTCGTCAGCAGGCCGACCTGGAAGTAGACGTCGTTGGCCAGGCCGCGCAGGTTGGCGGCCAGGAGCGCGCCGATGACGCCCAGGGGCACCACGAGCATGACCGAGAAGGGCACGGACCAGCTCTCGTAGAGCGCGGCCAGGCAGAGGAAGACCACCAGCAGCGAGATGGCGTAGAGCATGGGGGCCTGGGCCCCGGCCAGGCGTTCCTGGTAGGACAGCCCGGTCCATTCGTAGCCGATGCCCTCGGGCAGCCTGGAGGCGATCTCCTCCACGGCGGCCATGGCCTCGCCCGAGCTCTTGCCCGGGGCGGGCATGCCGAGGATCTCCACGGCGGACCGGCCGTTGTAGCGTTCCAGGCGGGGCGAGCCGTAGCTCCAGTGGCCCGTGGAGAAGGCCGAGAAGGGCACCATCTCGCCGAGTTCGTTGCGTACGTACCAGCGGTCCAGGTCGCCGGGGAGCATGCGGTAGGGCGCGTCGGACTGGATGTAGACCTTCTTGACCCGGCCCTTGTCGATGAAGTCGTTGACGTAGGCGCTGCCCCAGGCCGAGGAGAGGGTCTCGTTGACGGTCGCCAGGGAGAGGCTCAGGGCCTTGGCCTTCTGCTGGTCGATGTCCACGTTGTATTCGGGCACGTCGTCCAGGCCGTTGGGCCGCACGGCCATGAGTCGGGGGTCCTGGGCGGCCATGCCCAGGAACATGTTGCGGGCCTCCATGAGCTTGGCGTGGCCCAGGCCCGCGCGGTCCTGCAGCTCGAAGTCGAAGCCGCTGGCGTTGCCGAGCTCCATGACCGCCGGGGGCGTGAAGGCGAAGACCATGGCGTCGCGGATGCCGGAGAAGACGCCCATGGCCCGTCCGGCCAGGGCCTCGGCGCGCAGTTCCGGCCGGTCGCGGAGGCTCCAGTCCTTGAGCTTGACGAAGGCCATGGCGTTGTTCTGGCCGTTGCCCGCGAAGCTGAAGCCGACCACGGAGAAGACCGATTCCACCGCGGCGGCCTCATTCTTCATGAAGTGGTCCTCCACCGTGCGGACGACCGACAGGGTGCGGGACTGGGTGGCCCCGGCGGGGAGCTGGATCATGGTGAAGATGAAGCCCTGGTCCTCGTCCGGGAGGAAGGCCGTGGGCATGCGCAGGAAGAGCACGGCCATGGCGCCCACGATGGCGGCGTAGATGACCATGTAGCGCCAGCCGCGCCGGATCATCCGGTTCACGCCCTTTTCGTACCCGCGCGTGCAGGCGTTGAAGCCCCGGTTGAACCAGCCGAAGAAGCCGCGCTGGGCCACGGAGTGGTCCATGGTCACGGGCTTGAGCATGGTGGCGCAGAGCGCCGGGGTCAGGACCAGGGCCACGAGCACCGAGAGGGCCATGGCCGAGACGAGGGTGATGGAGAACTGGCGGTAGATGACGCCGGTGGAGCCGCCGAAGAAGGCCATGGGGATGAACACGGCCGAGAGCACCAGGGCGATGCCCACCAGGGCGCTGGTGATCTGGCCCATGGACTTGCGCGTGGCCTGGCGCGGCGGCAGGCCCTCCTCGGCCATGACGCGCTCCACGTTCTCCACCACCACGATGGCGTCGTCCACCAGGAGGCCGATGGCCAGGACCATGGCGAACATGGTCAGGGTGTTGATGGAGAAGCCGCAGACGGCCAGGACCGCGAAGGTGCCCAGGAGGACCACGGGCACGGCGATGGTCGGGATGAGCGTGGCCCGGAAGTTCTGCAGGAAGAGGAACATGACCAGGAAGACCAGGCCGATGGCCTCGGCCAGGGTTTTGACCACCTCTTCCACCGAGATGCGCACGAAGGGGGTGGTGTCGTAGGGGTCCACCACCTTCAGGCCGTGGGGGAAGTACGGGATCAGTTCCTGGATGCGGTTGTGAACGTTCTGGGCGGTCTGCAGGGCGTTGGCCCCGGTGGCCAGCTTGATGGCCAGGGCCGTGGACGACTTGCCGTTGAACCGGCTCAGGATTTCGTAGCTCTCCGTGCCCAGCTCCACCCGGGCCACGTCGGCCAGGGTGACCCGGGAGCCGTCGGGGTTCACCTTGAGGAGGATGTCCTTGAATTGCTCAACGGTCTGGAGCCGGGATTGGGCGTTGATGGTCACGTTCAACTGCTGTCCCTGGACCGCCGGGAGGCCGCCGAACTGTCCGGCCGAGATCTGGGCGTTCTGGGACTTGATGGCCGAAGCCACGTCCGCCGGGTTGAGCGCGAAGTTGTTCAGCTTGTTCGGGTCGAGCCAGACGCGCATGGCGTGCTGGGAGCCGAAGAGCGTCGTGTCGCCCACGCCGTCCACGCGGCTGATGTCGTCCTGGACATAGGACGCCACATAGTCGGCGAGGTCGAACGTGCTCATGCTGCCGTCCTCGGAGATGAAGCCGATGAGCAGCAGGAAGTTGAACACCGCCTTGGTGACCCGGATGCCCTGGCGCTGGACTTCTTCCGGCAGCAGGGGCGTGGCCAGCTGGAGCTTGTTCTGGACCTGGACCTGGGCGATGTCCGGGTCGGTGCTGGCGTCGAAGGTCAGGGTGATGGTCACGTTGCCCGCGGAGTCGCTGGTGGACGACATGTAGCGCAGGTCGTCCAGGCCCTGCATCTTCTGCTCGATGACCTGGGTGACCGTGTCCTCCAGGGTCTTGGCCGATGCGCCGGGATAGCTCGCGTCGATGGCGATGGCCGTGGGCGCGATGGGCGGATACTGGGAGATGGGCAGCTTGACGATGGCCAGCACGCCCGCGAGCATGATCAGGATCGCGATGACCCAGGCGAAGACCGGGCGGTCGATGAAGAAACGAGCCATTTTGGTCGCACCGGTCCTACTGCTTGTCCGCCGGGGTCGCCGAGGCGGGGGTGGCCGCGGGAGCGGGGGCGGAGGCCGTGGGCGCGGGCTGGGCCTTCATGCCGGGGCGCACCTTCTGGAGGCCGTCCACGATGAGCCGGTCGCCGGCGCTCAGGCCGGAGCGCACCAGCCACTTGTCGCCCAGGGCGCGGTCCACCTGGATGATGCGCTGCTCCACGGTGCCGTCCTGGGTCAGGACCAGGGCCGTGGCCTCGCCCTTGAAGTTGCGGGTCACGCCCTGCTGTGGGGCCAGGATGGCCTGCTCGTCCACGCCCTCTTCCAGGACCGCGCGCACGAACATTCCGGGCAGCAGTTCGGCGGAGGGGTTGGGAAATACGGCGCGCACGGTGATGGCCCCGGTGCTCTGGTCCACCGTGACATCGGAGAACTCCAGGCGCCCCTCGCGGGGATAGGGCGTGCCGTCCTCCAGAAGGAGCTTGACCACGGCCTGATTTTCGCCCGCGCCGCGGAGACGTCCCTCGGCCAGGTCGCGCTTGAGCCGCAGGAGTTCCGCGCTGGACTGGGTCACGTCCACGTAGATCGGGTCGAGCTGCTGGATCGTGGACAGGGCCGTGGCCTGGCTGGCCGTGACCAGCGCGCCCGGGGTCACGGCGGAACGGCCGATGCGTCCGGAGATGGGCGAGGTGACCCTGGTGTAGCCGAGATTGATCCTGGCCGTGGCCAGGGCGGCCTTGTCCACTTCCACCTGAGCCTCGGCCTGCTTGGCGGCGGCCACGGCGTCGTCGTAGTCCTGGCGGCTCACGGCGTTGACCGTGACCAATTGGGTGTAGCGCTCGGCCTTGAGCTTGGCCGGGATGGCGTTGGCCTCGGAACGGGCCAGGGCGGCCTTGGCGCTGTCGAAGGCGGCCTGGTAGGTGGCGGGGTCGATCTGGTACAGGGTGTCGCCGGCCTTGACGTCCGCGCCTTCCGTGAACAGGCGCTTCTGGATGATGCCGCCCACCTGGGGCCGGACCTCGGCGATGAGGTAGGGCGAGGTCCGCCCGGCCAGGGTGGTGGTCAGGGAAACGGCCTGGGGCGTGAGTTCCACGACGCCCACCTGGGGGAGCTTGGCCTGGCCCTGGGGGCCGTCCTGCGCCGTGGCCGGGAGCACGCTCCCGAGGAGAGCGGCGGCGATCAGGACCGCCGCGCCGAAGAGAGAGTTCGTCTTCATGATCCGCATGTTTCACCTGAATTGTTGCAGTGGGTCATTGGCGGCCCGGCCTTGATGCGCGCGGAAAGTCGGTCAAGACAAGGGCGAAGCATCGATACACCGAAAAAGGCCCGGAGGGGAAGGGAAATCGGAGCCGTCCCCCGGGAGTGTCCATCATACGGGAGTTTCATGCCCGGGCTCCCGAGGTCCGCTCCAGCCACACCGAGTGGTGGATCAGGCCGTATTCCCGCAGCAGCGAGGCGAGGTGCAGGCCGATCCTGCTCCGGGCCGCCGGTCCCTGGCCCTCCCAGAAGAGGAAGGCGCTCACGTCCGTGAGCAGCGTCGCATCGACGCAGACCCGGCGGGCGGTGAGCCCGGGCTCCCGGATCGCCTCCAGGGCCTGCTCCAGAAAATAACACAGGTCGTCCCGTTTCGCAGGGTCGAAGACGCGCAGAGTCACGACCTCGACCCAATGAAAAATGTGCTGCGTCGGTTTCACGCCGGACATAATAGCCAGAATCGTGCCAGACGTGGAGACCTTTGGTTTTCCAGGAAATGCCGCAAGGAAAATTCGCCGCGCATTACTCCCAGGCGTATTTTGTTTACGCTCCAGAGTATTATTGAATTGATTTACCTTATAGGGTAATTTGGCCCCCGGGCTGGAAGCGACCAGCCCGGGAGGGGCATCATGCGCATCGACGTCAACGAGTTTTTCCGCCAGGCCGCGGTGCGGATCTGCGGCAACCTGGACGTGGAAAAGGCCATGCTCGACTGCCTGAAATACATCAAAAGCCATATCCCCGCCCAGGCCATGGAGATGCACATCTTCATCCCCGAGGCCAACGTGCTGAAGCCGGTGGCGGCGGTGGCCGTGGACGGATATCCGTATTTCAGGGAGCTCATCCCCGTCCTCCCCGAGGGGAGGGAGACTCCCGCCTCGCTGTGGGAGAACATGGAAGACGTGCTGTTGATCAATCGGCCCGCCGAGGACCGGATGGTCTGCGAAACGTTGCGGGCGATGGGGCGCGAAGGCCAGCACGACTTCTCCCTCCTGATCCTGCGGCTCGAACTCCAGGGGCGGCGCATCGGCAATCTGACGCTGGAGGCTCAAGGCACGAACCGCTTCCTTCCGGAGCACGCGGAACTGATGCGGCTGCTGCGCGAGCCCTTCGCCATCGCCATGGCCAACGCCCTCAAGCACCAGGAAGTGGTCCGGCTCAAGGACCTCCTGGCCGACGACAACCGTTTCCTGCGCACCGAGATGCGCGAACTCGCGGGCGTGGACATCGTGGGCTCGGACTTCGGCCTGCGCGAGGTCATGGCCCAGGTGCGCCAGGTGGCCCCCCTGGAGTCGCCGGTGCTGCTCCTGGGCGAGACCGGCGTGGGCAAGGAGGTCCTGGCCAACGCCATCCACGAGTTCTCGCCCCGGCGCAACGGCCCGCTCATCAAGGTCAACTGCGGGGCCATCCCGGAGTCGCTCATCGACAGCGAACTCTTCGGCCACGAGAAGGGGGCCTTCACCGGCGCGGCCTCGCGCAAGCGCGGCCGCTTTGAGCGCGCCGACGGCGGGACCGTCTTCCTGGACGAGATCGGCGAGCTGCCGCCCCAGGTCCAGGTCCGGCTCCTGCACGTGTTCCAACGTCACGAGATCGAGCGCGTGGGCGGCGGCGAACCCGTGCCCGTGGACATCCGCATCGTGGCGGCCACCCACCGCGACCTGGAGCGCATGGTGGCGGCCGGGGAGTTCCGCGAGGACCTCTGGTTCCGGCTGAACATCTTTCCGGTGCGCATCCCGCCTCTGCGCGAACGCAAGGAGGACATCCCGGCCCTGGTGCACCACTTCATGGAGAGCAAGGCCCGTGAACTGAAGATGCACGAGCGGCCGGTGCTGCCGCCCGGGGCCATGGAGCGCCTGAAGAGCTACAGTTGGCCGGGCAACGTCCGCGAACTGGAGAATATGGTGGAGCGGGCCATGATCCGCAGCCGCGACGGGGTGCTCGTGTTCGACACGCCCCGGCTCGAGGGCGGGGCGTTCGCCGGGGACGCGGGGGCTTCGGGCGACGGCCGCTTCCTGCCGCTGGACGAGCTCAACGCCCGGCACATCCGCGCGGCCCTGGACCTGGCCCGGGGCCGGGTCAACGGCGCGGGTGGGGCGGCCGAGCTCCTGGGCCTGCACCCGAACACCCTGCGCAAGCGCATGATCCGCCTGGGCATTCCCTTCGGCCGCAAGGCTCCGCCCGTTGGGGCCTGGACGGAGACGCCCGAGGCGCGGTAAGTTGCGCACGGAGCCGGTACATATGGTCAGCGACATCGCCGTCATCGCCCCGGACGTGGACCTCATGGCCCAGTTCGCGAAGATCCGTCGGGAGACGGTCATCGACTTCGCCCTGGCCAAGGGCCTGTTCGAGGAGGCCATCGACGTGGCCCGGGAGCAGGTGGCCCTGGGGGCCAAGGTGCTCATCAGCCGGGGCGAGACCACCGTGCAGATCCGCTCGGCCATCAATGCGCCCGTGGTGGACATTCCGATCACCGTGCATGACGTGATCCCGCTCATTGATCAGGCCCGCAACCACAGCCGCCGCATCGCGGTGATCGGCTTCGGCGAGATCGTCAAGGCCGCCCGGGTGGCCGCGCCGATCCTCTCCGTCGAGCTGAGCATCTTCCAGTTGCGCTCCACCAAGGAAATCCCGGGAGTCGTGGCCCGGGTCCGGGAGATGGGGATCACCGTGGTGGTGGGCAACCCCCAGTCCGTGGCCCTGG
The window above is part of the Desulfovibrio aminophilus genome. Proteins encoded here:
- a CDS encoding radical SAM protein, which encodes MAKHRLRTRGVDAVLAEIDFLVNTFGVRNIKIMDELFAVNEKRVLALCEGIAARGYDLNFWAYARVNTVTERMLAAMKRAGVNWIAYGFESGSKRVIEAVSKGYKPEQVARVVEMTCAQDQHICANFIFGLPEDDYDSMQETLALMQEINAEWANIYSAMAYPGSKLYDEAVAQGLPLPASWNGFSQYSRDCLPLPTRHLTGGQVLAFRDYAFDAYYRNPRYLSMIRAKFGEETMRHIQAMSAKHLERDHLAV
- a CDS encoding efflux transporter outer membrane subunit, whose translation is MRMRILILAALAALLGGCMTMAPDYERPAAPVDAAWPEGAAAQGATLAQGSTAAADLDWKEFLQDPDTRTLVGIGLANNRDLRVAVLNIQKAQAQYRIQRADRLPTLNAEAGTTQQRFPDDLSSSGRATTSRQYSVGLGVSAFELDLFGRVKSLSDEALEKYLATEEARKSTHISLVAEISGDYAALVAERERLTLAKETLESRRQTHELTRRLFEFGAATELDLRQSETALESSRVQAAAATSRVALAENALRLALGHPLPSTLPPAANLDQVAEPRDIPAGLPSDLITRRPDILAAEHELKAANADIGAARANFFPRISLTGSFGTASHELNGLFGSGSQTWLFAPSLVLPLFDTGRNMATLEVSKVNREIAVAQYEKSIQSAFREVADALAQRATLDERLEAQKKVVAAARASLNLSEMRFRGGVDSFLPVLDAQRTLYQAQQDLIDLRLARMNNLFTLYKTLGGGWTPQPEPGAAETPAVPAAKTAG
- a CDS encoding efflux RND transporter permease subunit codes for the protein MARFFIDRPVFAWVIAILIMLAGVLAIVKLPISQYPPIAPTAIAIDASYPGASAKTLEDTVTQVIEQKMQGLDDLRYMSSTSDSAGNVTITLTFDASTDPDIAQVQVQNKLQLATPLLPEEVQRQGIRVTKAVFNFLLLIGFISEDGSMSTFDLADYVASYVQDDISRVDGVGDTTLFGSQHAMRVWLDPNKLNNFALNPADVASAIKSQNAQISAGQFGGLPAVQGQQLNVTINAQSRLQTVEQFKDILLKVNPDGSRVTLADVARVELGTESYEILSRFNGKSSTALAIKLATGANALQTAQNVHNRIQELIPYFPHGLKVVDPYDTTPFVRISVEEVVKTLAEAIGLVFLVMFLFLQNFRATLIPTIAVPVVLLGTFAVLAVCGFSINTLTMFAMVLAIGLLVDDAIVVVENVERVMAEEGLPPRQATRKSMGQITSALVGIALVLSAVFIPMAFFGGSTGVIYRQFSITLVSAMALSVLVALVLTPALCATMLKPVTMDHSVAQRGFFGWFNRGFNACTRGYEKGVNRMIRRGWRYMVIYAAIVGAMAVLFLRMPTAFLPDEDQGFIFTMIQLPAGATQSRTLSVVRTVEDHFMKNEAAAVESVFSVVGFSFAGNGQNNAMAFVKLKDWSLRDRPELRAEALAGRAMGVFSGIRDAMVFAFTPPAVMELGNASGFDFELQDRAGLGHAKLMEARNMFLGMAAQDPRLMAVRPNGLDDVPEYNVDIDQQKAKALSLSLATVNETLSSAWGSAYVNDFIDKGRVKKVYIQSDAPYRMLPGDLDRWYVRNELGEMVPFSAFSTGHWSYGSPRLERYNGRSAVEILGMPAPGKSSGEAMAAVEEIASRLPEGIGYEWTGLSYQERLAGAQAPMLYAISLLVVFLCLAALYESWSVPFSVMLVVPLGVIGALLAANLRGLANDVYFQVGLLTTIGLSAKNAILIVEFAKFLHEGGKSLFEATLEAARLRLRPILMTSLAFILGVLPLAISRGAGSGSQNAIGTGVMGGMISATVLAIFFVPVFFVLVFRSFPGKKKHEHIKQPSSAEAQPAAQEGGH
- a CDS encoding efflux RND transporter periplasmic adaptor subunit, coding for MKTNSLFGAAVLIAAALLGSVLPATAQDGPQGQAKLPQVGVVELTPQAVSLTTTLAGRTSPYLIAEVRPQVGGIIQKRLFTEGADVKAGDTLYQIDPATYQAAFDSAKAALARSEANAIPAKLKAERYTQLVTVNAVSRQDYDDAVAAAKQAEAQVEVDKAALATARINLGYTRVTSPISGRIGRSAVTPGALVTASQATALSTIQQLDPIYVDVTQSSAELLRLKRDLAEGRLRGAGENQAVVKLLLEDGTPYPREGRLEFSDVTVDQSTGAITVRAVFPNPSAELLPGMFVRAVLEEGVDEQAILAPQQGVTRNFKGEATALVLTQDGTVEQRIIQVDRALGDKWLVRSGLSAGDRLIVDGLQKVRPGMKAQPAPTASAPAPAATPASATPADKQ
- a CDS encoding sigma-54-dependent Fis family transcriptional regulator, whose amino-acid sequence is MRIDVNEFFRQAAVRICGNLDVEKAMLDCLKYIKSHIPAQAMEMHIFIPEANVLKPVAAVAVDGYPYFRELIPVLPEGRETPASLWENMEDVLLINRPAEDRMVCETLRAMGREGQHDFSLLILRLELQGRRIGNLTLEAQGTNRFLPEHAELMRLLREPFAIAMANALKHQEVVRLKDLLADDNRFLRTEMRELAGVDIVGSDFGLREVMAQVRQVAPLESPVLLLGETGVGKEVLANAIHEFSPRRNGPLIKVNCGAIPESLIDSELFGHEKGAFTGAASRKRGRFERADGGTVFLDEIGELPPQVQVRLLHVFQRHEIERVGGGEPVPVDIRIVAATHRDLERMVAAGEFREDLWFRLNIFPVRIPPLRERKEDIPALVHHFMESKARELKMHERPVLPPGAMERLKSYSWPGNVRELENMVERAMIRSRDGVLVFDTPRLEGGAFAGDAGASGDGRFLPLDELNARHIRAALDLARGRVNGAGGAAELLGLHPNTLRKRMIRLGIPFGRKAPPVGAWTETPEAR